The nucleotide window CCGAATCAGTCCGCCTGCGGCTTGTCGCGGCGCAGGGATTTGACTTCGCCGCGCCGCTCCTTGGCCGCGAGGCGTCGTTCCTTGGAGCCCAGTGTGGGCCGGGTGGGCCGGCGGATCGGCGCCACGATGGTCGCGCTGCGGATGAGCTCGACCAGCCGCGCAACGGCATCCTCGCGGTTGCGTTCCTGGGTGCGGAAGCGCTGCGCCTGAATGATGATGACGCCGCCCTGGGTCATCCGCTTTCCGGCCAGCCGGACCAGGCGGTGCTTCACTCCCTCGGGCAGGTTGGGCGAGTGGGCGGCATCGAAGCGCAACTGCACCGCGCTCGACACCTTGTTCACATTCTGCCCACCCGGCCCCGAGGCGCGCACGAAGGCGAGCTCGATCTCGTCCTCCGAGATGGCGATGCGGGGAGTGATTTCGATCATGGCAGAACCTTCGGCGTCGGGCGCGACCGCGAGGGCTCGCTGGGCC belongs to Xanthobacter autotrophicus Py2 and includes:
- a CDS encoding Class I peptide chain release factor (PFAM: Class I peptide chain release factor~KEGG: tbd:Tbd_1523 hypothetical protein); this encodes MIEITPRIAISEDEIELAFVRASGPGGQNVNKVSSAVQLRFDAAHSPNLPEGVKHRLVRLAGKRMTQGGVIIIQAQRFRTQERNREDAVARLVELIRSATIVAPIRRPTRPTLGSKERRLAAKERRGEVKSLRRDKPQAD